In Strix uralensis isolate ZFMK-TIS-50842 chromosome 18, bStrUra1, whole genome shotgun sequence, one DNA window encodes the following:
- the MTG2 gene encoding mitochondrial ribosome-associated GTPase 2, with protein MLSRGWPGLGDRADAAAASVMLPRGWAGLGGRPPWRLALLFLSPVRLPAGSWQPSFSTTCVRWSQNRRLRQKRVISERKLTRYFVDHRKVRVVGGRGGEGGCSFYSEPRKIFGGPSGGNGGDGGHIILKADQQMKSLSSVLPFYEGFHGEKGGSKNCYGANGAYVYIKVPLGTVVKEDGKVVADLSQHGEEYVAAYGGAGGKGNRFFLSNENRAPTLFTPGEPGQERVLHLELKTTAHAGLVGFPNAGKSSLLRAISRAKPAVAAYPFTTLNPHVGVVHYQDYEQVAVADIPGLIKGAHQNRGLGMAFLRHIERCHFLLYVVDLSVSQPWIQLQDLKYELEQYKKGLSERPCVVIGNKIDLAQSRINLPLLKEQIDIRVIALSALTGDNLEELLLHLRELYDAYVKTEQSRGQSPVKW; from the exons ATGTTGTCCCGGGGCTGGCCCGGACTGGGCGACCGGGCCGACGCGGCGGCGGCCAGCGTCATGTTgccgcggggctgggctgggctgggcggcCGGCCCCCGTGGAGGTtggccctcctcttcctcagcccgGTGCGGCTGCCGGCGGGGAGCTGGCAGCCGTCTTTCTCCACAACCTGCGTGAGGTGGTCACAGAACAGGCGGCTGAGGCAAAAAAGAGTCATTTCGGAAAGGAAACTG ACACGCTATTTCGTGGATCACCGGAAAGTGCGTGTGGTTGGAGGACGAGGAGGAGAAGGGGGTTGTTCTTTTTATAGTGAACCCAGAAAGATATTTGGAGGTCCTAGTGGTGGAAATGGAGGTGATGGCGGTCACATCATTTTGAAAG CTGACCAGCAAATGAAATCACTTTCTTCAGTCCTCCCCTTCTATGAGGGTTTTcatggagagaaaggaggaagcaaaaacTGTTACGGAGCTAATGGTGCATATGTGTATATTAAA GTCCCTCTAGGTACAGTGGTTAAGGAGGATGGGAAAGTTGTGGCAGACCTTTCTCAACATGGTGAAGAGTATGTTGCAGCttatggaggagctggagggaaaGGTAATcgcttttttctttccaatgaaAACCGAGCTCCAACGTTATTTACTCCAGGAGAGCCAGGTCAGGAAAGGGTCCTCCATTTGGAACTGAAGACAACAGCTCATGCAGGATTG GTTGGCTTTCCTAATGCTGGCAAATCATCGCTTTTGAGAGCAATCAGCAGGGCAAAGCCAGCAGTGGCTGCCTACCCATTCACAACCCTAAATCCCCACGTTGGCGTTGTCCACTATCAAGACTATGAACAAGTAGCAG TTGCTGACATTCCTGGCCTAATAAAAGGTGCTCATCAAAACAGGGGCCTTGGGATGGCCTTCCTAAGGCATATTGAACGCTGCCACTTTCTCTTATATGTGGTGGATCTCTCTGTGTCTCAGCCGTGGATTCAGCTGCAAGACTTAAAGTACGAACTGGAACAATATAAAAAAGGATTGTCTGAGAGGCCTTGTGTTGTCATCGGGAACAAGATTGACCTTGCTCAGTCCAGGATCAATCTGCCACTCCTTAAAGAACAGATAGATATCCGGGTCATTGCACTGTCTGCATTGACAGGAGACAACCTAGAGGAGCTGTTGCTGCATTTGAGAGAACTGTATGATGCTTATGTGAAGACAGAACAATCACGAGGGCAAAGCCCAGTCAAGTGGTAG
- the SS18L1 gene encoding calcium-responsive transactivator: MSVAFASARPRGKGEVTQQTIQKMLDENHHLIQCIMDYQSKGKTAECTQYQQILHRNLVYLATIADSNQNMQSLLPAPPTQNINLGPGAMTQSASNQSLHSQSNLSDAIGTGLPPSSLMQSQISNGPNHVSMQQSGQNTMPTTSLSMTVSSHGTGPGYSHTVPASQNVPMQGQGSIGNYVSRTNINMQSNPVSMMHQQAATSHYNSAQGGSQHYQGQSSIAMMSQSNQGNSMMGQRPMGPYRASQQGSSQQYMGQEEYYSEQYSHGQGSSEPMNQQYYPDGHGDYAYQQSSYTEQSYDRSFDDSTQHYYEGGNSQYSQQQAGYQQGAAQQQTYSQQQYPNQQSYPGQQQGYGPAQGASSQYSSYQQGQGQQYGSYRASQTGPSAQQQRPYGYEQGQYGNYQQ, from the exons atgtcGGTTGCCTTTGCTTCTGCTCGCCCAAGAGGCAAAGGGGAGGTCACCCAGCAAACTATCCAGAAG ATGCTAGATGAAAATCACCACCTAATACAATGTATTATGGATTATCAGAGCAAGGGGAAAACTGCAGAATGTACTCA ATACCAACAAATCTTGCACAGAAACCTGGTTTACTTGGCAACAATAGCAGATTCTAACCAGAATATGCAGTCCTTGCTTCCTGCT CCACCAACGCAAAACATAAACTTGGGCCCAGGAGCAATGACTCAGAGTGCATCCAACCAATCTCTCCATTCACAGAGCAATCTCAGCGATGCAATTGGGACGggccttcctccttcctccctcatgCAGAGTCAGATTAGCAATG GTCCTAATCACGTGTCTATGCAGCAGTCAGGCCAGAACACTATGCCCACGACCTCTCTGAGTATGACTGTCAGCAGTCATGGAACTGGGCCTGGTTATAGCCATACAGTGCCTGCATCTCAGAATGTGCCAATGCAAGGCCAGGGGTCAATAGGCAATTATGTCTCTCGAACAAACATCAACATGCAGTCTAATCCAG TCTCCATGATGCACCAGCAAGCAGCAACGTCACATTACAACTCAGCACAAGGAGGGAGCCAGCATTACCAGGGGCAGTCCTCCATTGCCATGATGAGTCAGAGCAACCAAGGCAACAGCATGATGGGTCAGCGACCAATGGGCCCTTACAGAGCTTCACAGCAAG GTTCCTCACAGCAGTACATGGGTCAGGAAGAATATTACAGTGAACAGTACAGTCATGGACAAGGCTCATCAGAACCTATGAATCAGCAATACTATCCAGATG GACATGGTGATTATGCCTATCAGCAGTCATCCTATACTGAGCAGAGCTATGACAGGTCATTTGACGACTCTACACAACACTATTATGAAGGAG GAAATTCTCAGTacagccagcagcaggcaggataCCAACAGGGAGCTGCACAACAGCAAACATATTCCCAGCAGCAATACCCAAACCAACAAAGTTACCCAGGACAACAGCAAGGATACG GTCCTGCACAAGGAGCCTCTTCACAGTATTCCAGCTACCAACAGGGGCAGGGGCAGCAATATGGAAGTTACAGAGCTTCTCAGACAGGCCCATCCGCTCAGCAACAGAGGCCTTACGGCTATGAGCAG GGACAATATGGAAATTACCAGCAATAA
- the PSMA7 gene encoding proteasome subunit alpha type-7: MSYDRAITVFSPDGHLFQVEYAQEAVKKGSTAVGVRGKDIVVLGVEKKSVAKLQDERTVRKICALDDNVCMAFAGLTADARIVINRARVECQSHRLTVEDPVTVEYITRYIASLKQRYTQSNGRRPFGISALIVGFDFDGTPRLYQTDPSGTYHAWKANAIGRGAKSVREFLEKNYTDEAIETDDLTIKLVIKALLEVVQSGGKNIELAVMRREQPLKILNPEEIEKYVAEIEKEKEENEKKKQKKTT; this comes from the exons ATGAGCTACGACCGGGCCATCACCGTCTTCTCCCCGGACGGGCACCTCTTCCAGGTGGAGTACGCCCAGGAGGCGGTGAAGAAGGGCTCCACCGCG GTTGGAGTAAGAGGGAAGGATATTGTTGTTCTTGGTGTGGAAAAGAAGTCGGTGGCAAAACTTCAGGATGAAAGAACTGTACGGAAGATCTGTGCTCTCGATGACAATGTCTGCATGGCTTTTGCAG GGCTGACGGCTGATGCCAGGATAGTTATAAATAGAGCTCGTGTGGAGTGTCAAAGCCACAGACTCACAGTGGAGGATCCTGTCACTGTGGAGTACATCACACGTTACATTGCCAGTCTGAAACAG AGATACACGCAAAGCAACGGTCGCAGACCTTTTGGTATCTCTGCTCTTATCGTGGGATTTGACTTTGATGGAACCCCCCGGCTGTACCAGACCGATCCCTCTGGCACGTACCATGCTTGGAAG GCTAATGCCATTGGCAGAGGAGCCAAATCTGTGCGTGAATTCCTGGAGAAAAACTACACTGATGAAGCCATTGAAACAGATGATCTCACTATTAAACTTGTCATCAAGGCTCTTCTTGAG GTTGTGCAGTCTGGTGGGAAGAACATTGAGCTGGCGGTTATGAGGCGAGAGCAGCCGCTGAAG ATCCTAAACCCTGAAGAAATTGAGAAGTATGTTGctgaaattgaaaaagaaaaggaagaaaatgaaaagaaaaaacagaagaagacAACATGA
- the LSM14B gene encoding protein LSM14 homolog B isoform X10: MVEQAVQTGPVDNMNSQKPPTVKVTPGIQRNGRQVPQGNSKTNVDTVQAAPVQTQGQVNDENRRPQRRRSGNRRTRNRSRGQNRPATVKENTIKFEGDFDFESANAQFNREELDKEFKKKLNFKDDKAETGEEKGDPGVATQNNDGNAEEDLLGPNCYYDKSKSFFDNISSELKSRRHQGHAVLKMVQVADRSKLSLEFEQRGVLGVPRGLRKGSSIQRRLECLDGSFAAAASVVDFEVEGVAEQRGETKPLTELVLAECNFRGSNTSPERMKLYIERKQPTAALMWENGSYCLLSQLKRQNFMYYCLYSGLILDQQLSAGIFFGRGNVFRGTFFRVSFLFVFF, translated from the exons ATGGTAGAGCAGGCTGTTCAGACTGGCCCAGTTGACAACATGAATTCACAAAAGCCACCCACAGTGAAAGTAACTCCAGGGATCCAGCGCAATGGACGGCAGGTTCCACAGGGCAACAGTAAGACAAATG TAGATACAGTTCAGGCGGCACCTGTGCAAACCCAAGGACAGGTGAATGATGAAAACAGAAGACCTCAGCGGAGAAGATCGG GAAACAGGAGAACCAGAAACCGCTCTAGAGGACAAAACAGaccagctactgtgaaggaaAATACAATAAAGTTTGAAGGTGACTTTGACTTTGAAAGTGCAAATGCACAATTCAACAGAGAGGAACTTGATAAGGAATTCAAGAAGAAACTAAACTTTAAAG ATGACAAAGCAGAGAcgggggaagaaaaaggggacCCTGGAGTGGCAACTCAAAACAATGACGGTAATGCAGAGGAGGACCTTCTGGGACCCAACTGCTATTATGATAAATCCAAGTCTTTCTTTGACAACATTTCTTCAGAACTGAAATCTAG GAGGCATCAGGGTCATGCTGTGCTGAAGATGGTGCAAGTTGCAGACAGGAGCAAGCTAAGCCTGGAGTTTGAGCAGAGAGGAG TTCTAGGCGTACCACGTGGGCTGAGGAAAGGAAGCTCAATACAGAGACGTTTGGAGTGTCTGGACGGTTCCTTCGCGGCCGCAGCTTCCGTGGTGGATTTCGAGGTGGAAGGGGTAGCGGAGCAGCGAGGCGAAACCAAACCACTCACAGAGCTGGTACTGGCAGAGTGTAACTTCAGAG gTTCTAACACCTCTCCTGAGAGGATGAAACTGTAtatagaaagaaaacaaccaacTGCTGCACTAATGTGGGAAAATGGTTCATATTGTTTACTGTCTCAGCTCAAGCGACAGAACTTCATGTACTACTGCTTATATTCTGGACTTATTTTGGACCAGCAACTGTCAGCTGGAATATTCTTTGGAAGAGGGAATGTGTTCAGGGGTACCTTCTTCAGGgtgtcttttttgtttgtgtttttttaa